From Poecilia reticulata strain Guanapo linkage group LG3, Guppy_female_1.0+MT, whole genome shotgun sequence:
tttaggcCCTAGAAAGAGCAGTAGAAAGcttcaagttttaaaataatctgttgtACAGACCcaatacataaatatacatttagcaGTGTTTTTGGCTGATTTGTATAAAGTGATTACACAAAGTGTTTCATAGCAAGTGGGAGCGTTTGATTTAGAAATCAAACATTCAGCGAGTAAAAAGTTTGTCCTCGGATCTTACTCAGATTAAATCGGTTTCCAGGAATAAGTGAATCCCGGCTTCAGTCCAAATGTGATCCAGTCTCAGGAAATCTGTTCTCAAATTGCGGTTTCCCTTATATTCGAttctcccctcctcctcttcctctcctcagaGAAGCGCTCGCTGCTGTTCTTCCTGGAGAAACGCCTGCTTCTCCATCAGCTTCCTGAACAGTCCCTGCCTGTTTCCCAGCAGCTCCGTGGGCTGGCCGCACTCGGCCACCCGCTGCTGGTCCAGGACGGCGACAGAGTCGGCGTTCTTGATGGTGGACAGGCGGTGAGCGATAATCATCACCGTCCTCCCTGTTCATCAACAGAGggattagggctgcaactaacgactatttttgttattgattaatcaattagtcTAATGAATAATCggttattctgacaattaattattctgatgattaatcaattattctgactattaatcgattattctgacgattaatcattATTCTGACATTCAATTACGCTAACATTATTAGCATATTCTGATGAtaattctgacaattaatctgttattctgacgattaatcagttattttgAYAWTCAGTTACTCTaaaattattacaatatttttgatAACTGATTATTCTCTAAATGAATCTCTAAAATGTGCCATTTAAGCAAACGGCACATTTTAGAGTCAGTTAACAATTAAAACCTTACTAATCATCATATTAATCAATTgatttggcttaattactgctctgagtatgttgttctttcagcaaattgcaaGTTTTAGAGTCTGAATATCCAGTTAGATAAAagcaattactaaattagttgattatttcaatagcCGATTCAACGCGATTAGTTGTTTCAGCCCTAAGTGTGATTAGAAGAGTAATGATAAAAGAAGTGCAGGTTGTTTGCTTGTTTAAAGCTGTAACGACTGAATGAATGGATTACCCTCCATGAGGCGCTCCAAAGCCTCCTGAACAAGGAACTCGTTCTCAGCATCCAGCGCACTGAAgtaaagaagaaatgaaaggtTTTCGTGAACagaatgaaacaggaagtgtttcCAACCAGAAGGTGTCAGGTAAAAGCCGCCACCACTGGAAGCAGACTCAGTCAGTCAGTCTCACCTGGTGGCCTCGTCTAACAGCAGGATCTTTgggttctgaaaaaaaataaacattaagatgacaaattcatgttttttttaggaagaaTTTCTCTGCCRATTTGTAATTTATGCCCATTTCCAGTGATCAATTTGATACTTTTGTACTGCTTGATGTAACCCTACTTTAATCCTCCTTACACAGCTATTCCTTTTTATGTACAGAAARGTggattttgtgttgattttttcacagagAATTCCAATAAACAAAAAGGTAAATATAGCTGTgcattgaaaacaaaagaaaacatgtggTTGTGGTTACCTTGAGCAGAGCTCTGGMGATGGCTATCCTCTGCTTCTGACCACCTGACATCCAGACACAGATCAGTCGTGAGTAAATGCTTCATCCTAGCAGTGGcagctttttatttccactAGAAAAATATTCCCAAACTCATtcacacttgtcttttccagaagCCATTTTACAGCGCATACAGAGGCAAAACCAGATGACCACACATGCTggagttccgctggggttgctaggtaacgggcctGGGCTAGGCAGGGGTTGCTAAATAACGGGTCTAAActaggctggggttgctaggtaatgatGCAGtgcttaaaggggcggtattatatgaaagtgacttttttgagctttaaatcatgttataatgttattccattgtttttatgatgtaaagcactttgctgaaatgtgctatacaaataaaatttgattgattgatgaaaAGCACACCTTTTCATCAAGGCAACATGCATTGATGAATGCTGCCTTGATTCATTAATACATGGAGATTAAATACTTTAATCtgccgtggcaaccattcagctgtacaaaacgTGACTGRATCACATTTGGACTGAAGCCGGGATTTTTATATGAgccacttctcagtgcaatACTAGCAAAACGTTAMTGGCTTGACTGAGGAGCGATTTTGTGatcacttcctgaaggcggagtttcacaAAATTAAGAGAGTTTTTAGAGACAAcggtccaatttcaaggcgctaaattacaaagataaatttcttttaagtcatatttgatatatatatagcatttttataacaatttaaGATAACATTGTTACTTGATCGTGCCACTATATAGCTGGAAGTAcataaaactgcccctttaacaatCTGGAGGTTTTGAaatggctcgttttccagacaccaaaaaacattaacttatttccAAGCTGGATAGTTATTTTTAAGCGcttggtctgtttttagaagctgtTGAGATCCAACTGGAagcacaaaaatgtgcaaaatgtgaactttGCATAATATGTCCCCTTTAAAGCATAGCTCTTAATCCATCCTATTGCTGCTCCAGTTCCTCACCCGACAGCAGCACKCCTTTCTCCCCCACCACAGTGTCAAAGCCTTTGGGAAAGCTCTGGATGAAGTCATAGGCGTTGGCCACTCTGGCAGCGCTGTGGATGTCCTGAATGGTCACAGCGTCCGGGTCGACGGCGCCGTATGCGATGTTTTCTCTGatggagcaggaaaacaaaaccgGCTCCTGGGAGAGACAAAACACAGTGACTACTGTATTCTCCTTTAAAGCCTGAATCCTTTAAGCTGCTTTCCAGTCTGGTGTTGAGCGGGTCTTTAATTACCTGGCTGACGGTCCCAATGTGATTCCTGAGCCAGTAGGGATTCAGATCCCTGATGTCATGACCGTCTATGGAAATGGTACCTGGAGAAGAGAGATGCAAAAATGTCCATTAACTTGGCAGCGGCACATTCATTCATGGGCTGCACTAGTGCTGCTAAATCGGTTTGatcaattaatacattttttggcTTGTGATCacttaatttttgaaaaatatagatTTGATGGTAGGTTCAATGTCTACCATCTTGCCtgacaagagttttttttacagcttttattcGTTTGGAccttgaattcaggtcaactctgaATATTACGGCCGTGCCAaggatatatttattttattacgagaataaagtcataacattacAAATTTAGAGTCGTAAATTTAGGAGGAGgaagtagtaattttataagaactctaaaatgaaaatgtgaagttatactttggtTTAAGTTTTACCAAAGTATAACTGAAGTATATAAATATTGaatcttttaaaacatcagcaccATTATCAGTAGCAGGATTTGAAACAATCATGCAACCAACTGAgtctattttgaagaaagagtCACATGGACTGAGCAGATTACGTCATGTTTTGTTAACtttatcaaaacttttttttttcattgaaacaaCGTTTTTccttgtaattttaagatgtttatttCTGGTAAAATTACACCTTTAATGTGTCAATATTATGACTGTAGTCTCGTAATTTAACAAGAAAACTCGTACAGCCGACAGAAGGGATGATTGAAATATTAACCGTTTTTACcagtcatttgtaatttctttctaaaacgaggaagcaagaaaaaaacatttaaatcgaaaaaaaaaatctgatctggtatgaaatattttttgttatatttgttttgttatatatttatgtttttattttgaagtcatGTCGCCCAGCCCTAAGCTGAAcagtaaagctgcagtttgcacTTTTGCCTAGTGGCATTAAGGTAACTGGTTTAAAACCAGTCTGGAGTCTTTCTAGCATGTTCTTCGTGAGCATACATTTTCGCCAAAGTCCAGAAACATAACTGCTAGATTAACTGAGCGCTCTAAATTATTCTTAAGTCATGCTGCTTTGTCGTCAATCCTGAAAGATGAGCAGGAAAAGACAacagatggacggatggacCTTTATTTACTCTTACCAGCGTCCGGGTCATACAGCCTGAGCAGCAGAGACACCAGGGAGGACTTCCCCGAGCCACTGGGCCCCACCACGGCCATGATGGTTCCCGCCGGGACCAGGAAGTTCAGGTTCTGAAAAATAGGAGCGTCCTTCCGTGTCGGGTAGGAAAAAGAGACATCGGAGAACTCCAGCTGGCCTTTCAGCTGATCTGGAGAAAGGATCTGTCCCTCTGTAAAGGAGtggagtaaataaaaacagataatctgaaatatTGTTAAAAGAACAGCAACGTAATGGAGAAGACATTGTTTTTAGCCAAAAAGCACAATGGGTTTTAAgaccaactaaaaaaaaaaaaacaaacaacaaaccttATACCTTGAAGAGGTATTCATACTTTTTGAATTCTTtcaattttttcacattacaaaaaCTATCTTCAATAAGTTTTATTGAGATTGTTTTGCTATGCatggacaaacacaaagtcaggTAAAGTAGaagctagaaaaaaaaggaaaattaattatttaggccttgtttttttattgtttaaattcaTTTCCATAAACATCAACATCCcattgaagaaaatgtataaatcctccttttgttttatttgtattaaaacctaaaagcagaaataaaaatgttggttatttaaaaatgaccacaGATAATCTATAGTaggtatttattattaaaaattgtaaataaatacctGCGGAACAAATAGTCATGTAACATTTGCTGCTTTAAACAAGTTTTAGGGCAAAAACGGCTCTTTGGTTTGTAAAGTTTGCAGTTAACTGctttaacacattaaaacttaataaaactgttttattttaacaattttatagatgtgaagtttgttaaaactggtttatttattcttccaGTTCATTTAGTTTAGTCAACAAGTTGTTTCTTCAGACATTTCCTGGTGCTTTGctcttggcagttggtggttaccatagcaaccagtaactggcaactcctcccccttttttctgttgccgtcgGTAACTGTggggcagaagctgctggactggTGTTAATCCCTctcttgttaaaataaatatagtgAACCTGAATGTGTCTGTCGTGAAGTCGATCTACTGGATCTGAGACGAACATAAAaaggtttcatttttctttttaatgtggCGTGTAGTTTAGTGTAGTTGATGGGGTTTAGATACTTTTACAAGACATGTATGTCATAGTCTAATTGCTAACATTCAGGATGCTAATTTTTGGAGCCAAAGCAGACATAAAAATCACTATTGGACATAGTTATatttagtcaaataaatttacgtgagtaatttaaaataaataaataaataaaattcttttaGGAGTAcatttactacgctgtactttttatttttacttgagtaattttactatgaagcatttttactcttacttgagtacatttctagattctctacccactgaattaaaagcaaacatattttaaccacaaaattaaagtttattttattgaaagaaattgatctggaaaaattttctttttgatatttttgttatatgtttaaattattctcattttggttctttaaaatacaaaaatttgaacttaactttatattttggtttgtctgataatgtaatttttagatATGAAATGATTAATAATATAATCAGTTACTCAGTTCTTGAGTAGagtttttagcaaatatttttttactgttacttgagtaattttgtgGATGGTTACCGTTTacttttaattgaataaaatatgctgaagtaggGCTACTCTTACTTGGCTACTCTGCTAATGGataactttgtaaaaatgtgtttttacaaacCATTTAGAGGAAACTCAGGCTTCCTGTCCAGCAGCTCCCAGAGTCTGGCTCCGGCTCCAAAACCTTTCATCAGCTCTGAATAGAACGAACTTAGACCTGCACACAAACACCCCATCAGTCACAAACACTGTTTATCACGCATGGTGCATCAGAGAGCAGTCCTGGATTTACCTGCGATGCTGATGCCCACCCAGAAGGTGTACATGAGGAAGGAGGAGAGCTCCCCCACTGTCATGTGCTGACTGGCAGTCAGGAGGCCTCCTTTGTAGAGCACCGACAGGATCATGAGGTTACCGCTCAGACCAGTCTGGGACATAAACACATGCATCATTTTACTTAATTACAACAGCATCTGGTGCAACTGACAGTGATTACACAAAGAGAACCTGCTAAAAGTCTCCATGACAAAACTTCCCCTTTAAACCACTGACTAATAAAAGtttacaaaccaaaaaaacacattcacacctagagATAAAGTCCAGTTGTAAAATAGATTGTTTAActtgtaaatttttattttatttttttaaagggtgatctattatgcttcctcaaacaggttaggatagatctatggtctacacaaaacatttttgaacaaaattattcttagataatgagatgtTAGTCTACTCatttctgcctattttgagctcttCTAGGGCCTTTAAACTCTAAATCAAAATAAGCTGCTACTGGCCACAACCCCAAACTCAATGTTTACcctcagacaaaaagaaaaggctgaAAACAGACCCGCAATCATATAGCTggatatctttgaaaagcagaagtggggccttctgcacaaccaatgCAACTGGTTTATGAGTggtaaagtcaacaacaaaacacttgtcttttccaggagccattgtacagcacataaaGCAGTAAAACCATCTGACCAAACGTGATGGAACTCAGATTGGATTGCTAGGGAAGAAGCTGTGCTCAGCTGGGGTTCCTAGGTAACAGCACAAAGCCTGTTGAATATGACTTATCAGGAGGTTTcaaaaatggctcattttccagacaccaaaaacattaatttgccAAAAAGcggctggatgttttttttttgtaagtgcTTGGTTTGCTTATAGacgcagtagaaacccaaatggaagtataaaaatttacaaaattgtaattttgcaaaacaataCTCCTGTAATGGTAGAGtattattcagtaaaaaaaacacagcagaatcCTGTGCGCAATACCTCCTGCTATCACTGTGGATTTGCGTCACGACTGTTGCCACACTTACCACCCCAAAGAACCCGGCTCGGATGACGGCCTCCTTCCTGGCCAGGCTCAGGACGTAGTCCGTCTTCTCTGTGTACTTGCCCACCTCTGACAGCTCCTTACCAAAGGCCCGAACCGTCCGGATGTTGCCGATCCGCTCCTCCGCCAGCTGCACGCACAGTTTTATTAGGCTTATTAAACTTTATCTCCAGTTTTAATTAAGTTACAACAGGCAGACCGGGCTTTAAATCACATCGATACAAACTGAGGCCTGAGCAAACACTGGTTGGAAAAGGGTCACATTAAAATAAGAGAGAAGAAAGATGTAACACtgagcataaaaacaaattaatataaagtttaaaaacaacctgaaacCACCTTTTGCTGCGTACCTGTGTCGCTTGTGCAAGTGCATCTTGTGTTCGTTTGGAGATGGAGCGAAGGTATCGGCCGTAGATGATGGCAAGAACGGCGATGGGAGGAACGATCATCAAAACGAAACTCGCAAGGCTGGGAGAGACGtagaactggaaaaaaacaacggGAAAGCTGCAAttagtggaaaaacaaacaaaaacaggagtATAAAGACATCAACAGACTAATTAAATGCACACTTGTGTGTTTATAAGGAACACACAAAGATAGACTGTATAGATATTTCTTCATttgtcttatttatattttattgagtCAGTTTCAGTGCCCAAACCAAACTGGTTTATTTTACGTACGCTAAATGCAATAAACtgataattaaaaatgcatttgtccTCACAGACAAGGGCCCGGTGCTtcctgaaaaacaagaaaactctAGTAACTAAACCAGACCAGCAACTCCTCAGTGTAGCAggtgtaaatactgtaaatccAACAACATATTATTAATGCCAGTTAAAAAGAGTCACACCCTGAAAATTAGTTGTGAATTGGTGggatataaataaactgaactggatTGAAACAACAGAGCTGTTTCTGTGTCGTGAATGTGGAGAGCTCACagtctaataataataaaaggatCAGCGATCTCCTCATTCTGACTGCAGGAACTGATAAGTAGTTTCAGGGAATCCTTTCACTTCCTCATTACTGAAAACATGAGAGCAAACCTTGTATTTAATGACTTACTTTCTTTTaggtggaaaaataaacaaattgaaaaaaagaaagcaaataatttaataaaatagaacaagttataaaatgtttttttaaaggaatgagttaaataaatctaataaatataaaacaggcAGAGCaggaaggaaaaggaaataaCCGGAAGCGATCCATTTCCTTCTAGGTATAATTAGCTTTCCTGTGAATCACTTTTATCATGCCAGAGACTATATTTAGTAACTTGACTGAAACTCGCTTCACCTATTCAGGAAGGACACAATGAAAAGAACAAGAAGATGTCAAGACAATGAAAACTATTCCCAATACGGAGCGATGAATACGCTCAGTTTGCCAACTACTAGCAGAATGACCACAACCTGAACATGTGGGATGTTTACACAAAATACCATCCAAAATATCACCAAGGCAAGTTTCTCTACCATGCCTCCTTGAGCAGGTCAGGTTAGGATACGTCTACCAGTCACACAAAACATGTCcattacattttcattacaaacccgttacttagcaaccccaactgagcccagcccgttacctagcaaccccgacTGAGcacagcccgttacctagcaacccaagccgAGTTCCatcacgtttggtcagctggttttactagCTGACCAAACGTGATGGGTAACCCCGACCACAGTCggggttacctagcaaccccgacTGTGGTCAgtcggggttgctaggtaacgggctgggctcagttggtgttgctaggtaacagcacagTGCCTGTTGAATTTGACTCAACAATCCAAAGGTTTCAAAACAGCTCATTTTacagacactaaaaaacattaacttactgCCAAAAATTGGctggtgattatttttaaatgcttgggtttttaaaataagttcagaccaaaatggaaatacaaaaaaaagcatgaatttTGGATAATTGGTCCCCcgctttaacattttaaaaaccattcTGTAGCATTAACAGCTTTCTTTCAGATTCTTCAAACTGCTCTGAGTCCTGCCTCAAAGTGGCTGCAGTTTGTTTATTCGGCCCGAGACGCGACTTACCATCATGCTGACGCCGCCCACTGCCTGGGCGACGGCTCTCAGCCCGTCTGACAGGTTGTCTGTGATCGAGTGGCCCACCACCGACGTGTCGGACGACAACCTGTTGATGAGCTCTCCGGTCCTGTTCTTGTCAAAAAAACCTACTTCCTGCCTGAGGACGGCAGAGAAAACCGCGGCTCGGAGATTACGGACTATCTGCTGGCCTGGGGTAAGAGGAGAGGAAagattattttgacaatttatttattaagcagattttttttttaaaactggtaCATTCTGTAGGTTTTTAATTTGAGCCTTATTTGATCTGAtactagaaatacattaaaagattgAAGTAAACAgataatacaattatttttaaaaatgaaaataaacaccttattgcctaaaatgaaatagcatagcattcctttagtgaacgcttgattatttgtagcaaaggattcATTAACATCAACAAGTGAAAAGCTCAGCTCTTCCTGCTCGCCTTAACATCAGTATACATCTGATCTATTGATATTatttggattaactgattaataattggattgAAAACGGTGCTAACAggagattttatttacagaagttGAACCAAGTGAAGCCAAAACTGAAACTTGAGGATTtgaacatttgaacattttgtttttaaatgcaaaatgtatttatttttcgtTCAGATTCGTCTTAATTACTGCTCCGAGTGTGTTGTtcttcagttaactaa
This genomic window contains:
- the abcb10 gene encoding ATP-binding cassette sub-family B member 10, mitochondrial, translated to MRLLIRMNRMHLNKLKLAQSRLLCLEHRAILSASHRRRRQSAGLKTSACPPPSPVLSVLSCSAFTSGLSSLRGRTVAHTPVAFASSSAASTPAESAKSQTDAESQRTPTTVPLDDVKRILDLAHPERWRLAAGVGFLTVSSAVTMSAPFFLGRVIDTIYTSGADTETMTASLTSLCLMLTGVFLCGGAANAARVYLMQASGQQIVRNLRAAVFSAVLRQEVGFFDKNRTGELINRLSSDTSVVGHSITDNLSDGLRAVAQAVGGVSMMFYVSPSLASFVLMIVPPIAVLAIIYGRYLRSISKRTQDALAQATQLAEERIGNIRTVRAFGKELSEVGKYTEKTDYVLSLARKEAVIRAGFFGVTGLSGNLMILSVLYKGGLLTASQHMTVGELSSFLMYTFWVGISIAGLSSFYSELMKGFGAGARLWELLDRKPEFPLNEGQILSPDQLKGQLEFSDVSFSYPTRKDAPIFQNLNFLVPAGTIMAVVGPSGSGKSSLVSLLLRLYDPDAGTISIDGHDIRDLNPYWLRNHIGTVSQEPVLFSCSIRENIAYGAVDPDAVTIQDIHSAARVANAYDFIQSFPKGFDTVVGEKGVLLSGGQKQRIAIXRALLKNPKILLLDEATSALDAENEFLVQEALERLMEGRTVMIIAHRLSTIKNADSVAVLDQQRVAECGQPTELLGNRQGLFRKLMEKQAFLQEEQQRALL